A genomic region of Pseudomonas abietaniphila contains the following coding sequences:
- a CDS encoding cation:dicarboxylate symporter family transporter — MPLRLLRNPTLHLLMAIACGMLLGAFDPRLAVDMKPLSDGFIRVIGWLMPFMMFLLIASGVAGLQVRQRGLGSRVLIYFQTMALLSLLLGCLIAEVLHPGNGVASSTSDLSLPLLDADTTRSEFSWSAAGAVVTRALVQNPILPIMLSGLLAGALLARAKGHPHADALRALLEKAVGLLFKVLKVILRFAPLAAFGAIAFTIGRFGPASALPLLKFVAVMYLASAAFVLLILAPVAQASGVPLWRLIVHLKDELLLVTFTGSSVAALPGLIEKMQALGCDRQLTRLVMTTGYTFNLSGSNIYLITAALFLAQMAGIELTGSELLTLLLISLVTSLGSTSMAGSAFFTLIATLNLFHLVPLEGVGLLLGVERLMKCRVLTNVLGNCVACLAIARWQNAIAFVSARRT, encoded by the coding sequence ATGCCACTCAGGCTTCTGCGAAATCCCACGCTCCACCTGCTCATGGCCATCGCCTGCGGCATGCTGCTGGGTGCTTTCGACCCGCGACTTGCCGTGGACATGAAACCGCTGAGCGATGGATTCATTCGCGTCATCGGCTGGCTGATGCCGTTCATGATGTTCCTCTTGATTGCGTCGGGCGTCGCCGGTTTGCAGGTCAGGCAACGCGGGCTGGGGTCCAGGGTCCTGATCTATTTCCAGACGATGGCGCTGCTGTCGTTGTTGCTGGGCTGCCTGATCGCAGAAGTCCTGCATCCGGGTAATGGGGTCGCATCCAGTACGTCAGATCTGTCCCTGCCCTTGCTCGATGCGGACACGACCCGTAGCGAGTTTTCGTGGTCAGCCGCAGGGGCTGTCGTTACCCGTGCACTTGTGCAAAACCCGATATTGCCGATCATGCTCTCCGGGTTACTGGCAGGAGCCCTGCTCGCCCGCGCGAAGGGGCATCCTCATGCCGATGCTTTGCGCGCGTTGCTGGAAAAGGCCGTGGGCCTGCTCTTCAAGGTTCTGAAAGTCATTCTACGTTTTGCACCGCTTGCCGCTTTTGGCGCCATCGCCTTCACCATCGGACGATTCGGCCCGGCGTCGGCATTACCGCTGCTAAAGTTCGTGGCCGTTATGTACCTGGCATCGGCCGCGTTCGTACTGCTGATATTGGCCCCCGTGGCCCAGGCGTCCGGGGTTCCGCTATGGCGGTTGATCGTGCATCTGAAGGACGAGTTGCTGCTGGTGACCTTCACCGGCTCCTCCGTGGCCGCGCTGCCTGGCCTGATCGAGAAGATGCAGGCGCTGGGCTGCGACCGGCAACTGACTCGCTTGGTGATGACCACCGGCTATACCTTCAACCTCAGCGGTTCAAATATCTACCTGATCACAGCGGCGCTGTTCCTGGCGCAGATGGCAGGGATCGAACTGACCGGCAGCGAACTCCTGACGCTGCTGCTGATATCACTGGTGACGTCACTGGGCTCGACCAGCATGGCGGGTTCGGCCTTCTTCACATTGATCGCCACGCTGAACCTGTTTCACCTCGTGCCTCTGGAAGGGGTCGGCTTGCTGCTGGGCGTGGAGCGGCTGATGAAATGCAGGGTGTTAACCAACGTGCTGGGCAACTGCGTGGCGTGCCTGGCGATTGCGCGTTGGCAGAATGCAATTGCTTTTGTTTCTGCCCGAAGAACGTAG